In Gossypium hirsutum isolate 1008001.06 chromosome D06, Gossypium_hirsutum_v2.1, whole genome shotgun sequence, one genomic interval encodes:
- the LOC107900162 gene encoding uncharacterized protein, translating into MQPPYPKWYDANAQCDYHAGIEGHSIEHCTVFKKLVERLISVGVVKLDDSPSTENLLPNHNGMNMIGGSMGRKIKEDIAEVKIPLRWIWKNMVKRGLIVSNSERSFERMKNFCEFHHEEGHEIQECTEFRALVQGLMDNKEIEFYEEVREEGSICTSESSKVSRVAQPVVIILRPKKDEVRTPVMPRIIIKKPATFSYQDSRKVPWSYECNTIVPGKETIKDQCVSAKPEPMKGAIIGEQKGRIVEPVKEEEVVELFKFLKHSEYNVLEQLHKQPACISILVLLLNLEVHRNALMKMLNETYVSKDISVSKLDRFVNNISADNFIFFNDDEIPPGGMGSTKALHITAQYKGHILPGVLIDNGSALNVLPLFTLNRLPIDSSHMKTCQNVVRAFNGIERKVMGRIEIPLLIGPTVYEVDFIVMDIKPSYSCLLGRPWIHSAGAVLSSLHQMLKLVSDGWLVTIKAEEDIIAAVSNETPYMETNDESIECSFRSLEFVNAAFVP; encoded by the coding sequence ATGCAGCCTCCATACCCCAAGTGGTACGATGCAAATGCACAGTGTGACTATCACGCGGGAATTGAggggcattctatagaacatTGTACGGTGTTCAAGAAGCTGGTGGAAAGACTTATAAGTGTGGGTGTGGTTAAATTGGATGATTCACCCAGTACAGAAAATCTGTTACCTAATCATAACGGAATGAACATGATAGGTGGGAGCATGGGTAGAAAAATCAAGGAAGACATAGCAGAAGTGAAAATTCCTTTGAGGTGGATCTGGAAAAATATGGTAAAAAGGGGATTGATTGTTTCGAATTCAGAGAGAAGCTTCGAAAGGATGAAAAATTtctgtgagttccatcacgagGAGGGACATGAAATCCAGGAATGCACTGAGTTCAGAGCCTTGGTTCAAGGCCTGATGGAtaataaagaaatagaattttatgAGGAAGTTAGGGAGGAAGGGAGTATTTGCACATCTGAATCCTCGAAGGTTTCAAGAGTAGCACAACCTGTGGTCATCATCTTGCGACCAAAGAAGGATGAAGTGAGAACGCCAGTGATGCCAAGaatcataataaagaaacctgCAACATTTTCTTACCAGGACAGTAGGAAGGTTCCATGGAGCTACGAGTGCAATACAATTGTCCCTGGAAAAGAGACTATAAAGGACCAGTGTGTGAGTGCCAAACCAGAACCTATGAAAGGGGCCATAATAGGGGAGCAGAAAGGGAGAATAGTTGAGCCAGTGAAGGAGGAAGAAGTTGTAGAATTATTCAAATTTCtgaagcatagtgagtataatgtCCTCGAGcagttgcataaacaaccagCTTGCATATCTATACTAGTCTTACTCTTGAATTTAGAAGTACATCGAAATGCACTAATGAAGAtgctaaatgagacttatgtGTCCAAGGATATTTCTGTCAGCAAACTAGATCGGTTTGTCAATAATatcagtgctgataatttcatatttttcaatgatgatgaaatacctcctGGGGGCATGGGATCTACCAAAGCTTTACATATCACTGCACAATACAAGGGGCATATTTTGCCAGGAGTactgattgacaatggatcagctttgaaCGTATTGCCATTATTCACACTTAACAGGCTACCCATAGATAGTTCGCACATGAAAACATGTCAAAATGTAGTGAGGGCGTTTAACGGTATAGAAAggaaggtcatgggaagaattgagatacCCCTACTGATTGGCCCAACAGTTTATGAGGTAGATTTTATTGTAATGGACATCAAACCTTCCTATAGTTGTTTATTAGgaagaccatggatacattcAGCGGGGGCAGTACtgtcatcattacatcagatgtTGAAGTTAGTGTCAGATGGTTGGCTAGTGACAATAAAAGCCGAAGAGGATATAATAGCAGCTGTATCCAATGAGACGCCATACATGGAGACCAATGACGAGTCAATAGAATGCTCATTTCGATCTTTAGAGTTTGTAAATGCGGCATTTGTTCCTtaa
- the LOC107901888 gene encoding cytochrome P450 710A1, with amino-acid sequence MNPFSSFLSLLLPLLVTLFLLILLLEQIWYLRRKRNVPGPNILFPFLGNVIPLITNPTKFWQLQAQLSASVGFSVNYVAGCFIVFIRNTELSHLIFANVKPDAFLLVGHPYGKKLFGQHNMVYMFGQDHKNLRRHIASNFTPKALSTYAQLQQLIILKHFKSWERLWSTVSPAEPIPLRLLVRDMNLQTSQTVFLGKYLSSEARERFRVDYDLFNAGLMKLPFDLPGFAFRKAKLGAARILKTLTHCAAESKKRMLQGEDPSCLIDFWMQEMVRVTAVSKTPPPHSTDEEIGSYLFDFLFAAQDASTSSLLWVVTLLDSHPDVLRKVREEVSRIWSPESDALMTAEQLREMKYTQAVALEVVRYRPPATLVPHIAVEDFPLTEWYTIPKGSIVFPSVYESSFQGFREADRFEPERFSEERQEDVIFKRNYLAFGAGPHQCVGQRYALNHLVLFIAMFVTLLDFKRHRTDGCDEIIYTPTISPKDGCMVFLSRRCPRYPNFTLN; translated from the coding sequence ATGAATCCCTTTTcatcctttctttctcttttactgCCACTTCTGGTCACcctttttcttcttattcttttattaGAACAGATTTGGTATTTGCGAAGGAAGCGAAATGTCCCTGGTCCCAACatcctttttcctttcctcgGTAACGTAATTCCTTTGATCACAAATCCCACCAAGTTCTGGCAACTTCAAGCTCAGCTGTCTGCTTCCGTTGGATTTTCGGTTAATTACGTTGCCGGTTGCTTCATCGTCTTTATCCGAAATACTGAACTTTCTCACCTTATCTTTGCCAACGTCAAACCCGATGCTTTCTTACTTGTGGGACACCCATATGGTAAAAAACTCTTCGGCCAACATAACATGGTCTATATGTTCGGACAAGATCACAAAAATCTCCGCCGTCATATTGCTTCTAACTTCACTCCAAAAGCATTATCAACCTACGCCCAGTTGCAGCAGCTCATTATTCTTAAGCATTTTAAATCATGGGAGCGACTTTGGTCAACTGTTTCGCCCGCGGAGCCGATTCCGCTCCGTCTTTTAGTTCGCGACATGAATCTCCAGACTTCTCAAACGGTTTTCCTTGGCAAGTATCTATCAAGTGAAGCTCGGGAGAGATTCAGAGTAGATTATGATCTTTTCAATGCGGGTTTAATGAAGCTACCCTTTGATCTCCCTGGTTTCGCTTTCCGAAAGGCCAAGCTGGGTGCTGCGCGGATTCTCAAAACGCTTACTCATTGCGCTGCTGAAAGTAAAAAGAGAATGCTCCAAGGAGAAGACCCTTCTTGTCTAATCGATTTTTGGATGCAGGAAATGGTTCGAGTAACCGCGGTGTCCAAAACACCGCCGCCACACTCCACCGACGAAGAAATCGGCAGCTACCTATTTGATTTCCTCTTTGCCGCCCAAGATGCCTCCACGTCGTCGCTCCTCTGGGTGGTGACACTCCTTGATTCTCATCCTGATGTTCTCCGAAAAGTTCGGGAGGAAGTTTCGAGGATATGGTCGCCGGAATCGGATGCTCTAATGACCGCAGAGCAATTAAGGGAAATGAAGTACACACAAGCAGTGGCGCTTGAGGTGGTGAGATATCGGCCGCCGGCGACATTAGTGCCGCACATTGCAGTGGAGGATTTCCCGTTGACCGAGTGGTACACAATTCCCAAAGGATCGATAGTGTTTCCATCGGTTTACGAGTCGTCCTTCCAAGGGTTCAGGGAAGCCGACCGTTTCGAACCGGAGCGGTTCTCTGAGGAGAGGCAGGAAGATGTGATCTTCAAACGGAACTACCTAGCTTTCGGGGCCGGTCCACACCAGTGTGTGGGCCAAAGATACGCCCTGAACCATCTGGTTCTGTTCATCGCCATGTTCGTCACGTTACTGGATTTCAAGAGGCACCGAACCGACGGCTGCGATGAAATTATATACACtccgacaatcagccctaaagaCGGATGCATGGTTTTCCTCTCAAGGCGTTGCCCACGTTACCCAAATTTCACTCTTAATTGA